A part of bacterium genomic DNA contains:
- a CDS encoding AIR synthase-related protein → FMGRNIPKPDLERERENIHKIIDLILDGIILSCHDISDGGMITTIIEMAMLSNLGAEITIEGIGDIREDKRLFSETPGFILEVKKGGEKKIKALQEAYQIGYIIPDKRLVIKGLLDIPIDTLIK, encoded by the coding sequence GGTTTATGGGAAGAAATATCCCAAAACCAGATTTAGAAAGAGAAAGGGAGAATATCCATAAAATAATTGATTTAATCTTGGATGGCATAATCCTTTCCTGCCATGATATATCCGATGGTGGGATGATTACCACAATAATTGAGATGGCGATGTTAAGCAATCTTGGGGCAGAAATTACCATTGAAGGAATTGGCGATATTAGAGAAGACAAAAGGCTTTTTTCTGAAACGCCTGGGTTTATTTTGGAGGTAAAAAAGGGAGGGGAGAAAAAAATAAAGGCATTGCAGGAAGCATACCAGATTGGCTACATTATTCCTGATAAAAGGCTAGTGATTAAGGGCTTATTGGATATTCCTATAGATACTTTGATTAAATGA
- a CDS encoding adenylate/guanylate cyclase domain-containing protein produces the protein MKKLIIGGLFGIFMGVVIIFLSQNLHLFKDFERASLNFRFVFGGGAKEAAFDDVVIVDIDNESIRSLGRWQSWPRRYYAEVIDYIREGGAKAIGSDVAFVDYSNPKDDEAIIEVSKKTQNFVNSFFFPFTAEVKGTPSIENMQRLTLPQPKGIAFVGKYKNITPPIKEIQKVSGGIGYFNRYPDDDGNTRSLPLVTPYQNRLYLSLSLAVVCKALGIDINDIRFGEKYLYLSHKKRIPVEKGVKMWIKYIGGAKSFRFIPFTTVLGRKVPREYFKDKIVIIGGSAEGLFDITTNPFSEVYPGVEIHANIIHNILTNNFMTKVSERTIWIIILFLGTIIGLFSSVLSLKKGIFAMIGLLFGYLAASVIIFETKGLWLEMVSPSFSMGLSFLSVWLWRFQTEEREKKKVRGMFSRYVSKDVVEMLVSNPDAFSLGGKRLELSVLFSDICGFTTLSEKLQAEEIVSLLNEYFTAMNQVIFKHKGTLDKYIGDAIMVFYGAPLYPEDHAKRAVLTALDMIRELNRLKKEWKARGKEELDIGIGINTGEMVVGNIGSDIQTNYTVIGDEVNLASRLEGMTRRYDAQIIISKATYEKIKDEILSREVDLIVVKGKTRPVMIYEPIGLINEVGEEKKKQLEVFQNGLLLYKEKKWKEAANVFSTIMEDGISRMYFMRCQDYIASPPPPDWDGVYVYKTK, from the coding sequence ATGAAAAAGCTTATAATTGGCGGATTGTTTGGGATTTTTATGGGAGTAGTAATAATTTTTCTTTCTCAAAACCTCCATCTTTTCAAAGACTTTGAAAGGGCATCTTTGAATTTTCGCTTTGTCTTTGGTGGAGGAGCAAAAGAGGCGGCATTTGATGATGTTGTAATTGTTGATATAGACAATGAAAGCATTCGTTCACTTGGAAGATGGCAAAGTTGGCCAAGGAGATATTATGCCGAGGTTATTGATTATATAAGGGAGGGTGGAGCAAAAGCCATAGGCTCTGATGTTGCCTTTGTTGACTATTCAAACCCGAAGGATGACGAGGCAATTATTGAGGTAAGTAAAAAGACACAAAATTTTGTTAATTCATTCTTCTTTCCATTTACCGCCGAGGTAAAGGGGACGCCATCAATTGAGAATATGCAAAGGCTTACCCTTCCTCAACCAAAGGGAATAGCGTTTGTGGGCAAGTATAAAAATATTACCCCACCAATAAAAGAGATTCAAAAAGTATCTGGTGGAATTGGGTATTTTAATAGATACCCAGATGATGATGGAAATACAAGGTCTCTTCCCCTGGTTACACCATACCAGAATAGACTATATCTTTCACTCTCCCTTGCTGTTGTCTGTAAGGCTTTGGGCATAGATATAAACGACATTCGCTTTGGAGAAAAATATCTTTACCTTTCTCATAAAAAGAGAATCCCTGTTGAGAAAGGGGTCAAGATGTGGATTAAATATATTGGGGGGGCAAAAAGCTTTAGATTTATCCCTTTTACTACTGTTTTAGGAAGGAAGGTTCCCAGGGAGTATTTTAAAGATAAGATTGTGATAATTGGAGGAAGTGCAGAGGGCTTGTTTGATATTACGACCAATCCATTCTCTGAAGTTTATCCTGGGGTTGAAATTCACGCCAATATTATCCATAACATTTTAACCAATAACTTTATGACCAAGGTATCTGAGCGAACAATATGGATAATCATTCTATTTTTAGGGACAATTATAGGGCTTTTTTCATCCGTCCTTTCCTTAAAAAAGGGGATTTTTGCAATGATTGGGCTTCTTTTTGGGTATCTTGCTGCCTCGGTTATTATCTTTGAAACCAAAGGCTTATGGCTTGAAATGGTCTCTCCTTCCTTCTCAATGGGTCTTTCATTCCTTTCAGTCTGGCTTTGGAGGTTTCAAACCGAGGAGAGGGAGAAAAAGAAGGTAAGGGGGATGTTTTCAAGGTATGTCAGCAAGGATGTGGTTGAAATGCTTGTTTCTAATCCCGATGCATTTTCCCTGGGTGGAAAAAGGCTTGAGCTTTCTGTTTTATTCTCGGATATCTGTGGATTTACCACACTTTCCGAAAAGCTACAAGCAGAAGAGATTGTTTCTTTATTGAATGAATATTTTACCGCAATGAATCAGGTTATCTTTAAGCATAAGGGAACCCTTGACAAATACATTGGCGATGCGATTATGGTTTTTTATGGTGCGCCACTATACCCTGAAGACCATGCCAAGCGAGCGGTTTTAACCGCCCTGGATATGATAAGGGAGTTAAATCGGCTAAAGAAGGAATGGAAGGCAAGGGGTAAGGAGGAGCTTGATATTGGGATTGGCATAAATACCGGTGAGATGGTGGTAGGAAATATTGGTTCGGATATCCAGACAAATTATACGGTAATCGGTGATGAGGTAAATTTGGCATCCCGGCTTGAGGGAATGACCAGAAGGTATGATGCTCAAATAATTATAAGCAAGGCAACCTACGAGAAGATAAAGGATGAAATCTTGTCAAGGGAGGTAGACCTTATTGTGGTAAAGGGGAAGACGCGTCCAGTGATGATTTATGAGCCAATTGGGCTGATCAATGAGGTAGGAGAGGAAAAGAAAAAACAGCTTGAGGTTTTCCAAAATGGGCTTTTGCTTTATAAAGAAAAGAAATGGAAAGAAGCGGCAAATGTATTTTCCACAATTATGGAGGATGGGATTTCAAGGATGTATTTTATGAGATGCCAGGATTATATTGCTTCTCCACCACCTCCTGACTGGGATGGGGTATATGTTTATAAGACAAAATGA
- a CDS encoding PD-(D/E)XK nuclease family protein — MKVSHFKLSMFLECPLKYKFYYIDELKKYCKPKPYQSMGISIHRALEAFFKQGTRTMNTLHSLLRKHWVREGYSGREEERIWGLKALSMLRNFYEANNVQINPIMLESEFSVSFPDFTLTGRIDRVDKLHEGYEVIDYKTGEKLTKESCDNDLQMTMYSIGFYHTHKSIPDQLTFHFLKDNTRITTRRNKEDIEKGIGFIKATVEKMKNETKFHPKPNKFCSFCDFTILCPVFISK, encoded by the coding sequence ATGAAGGTAAGCCATTTTAAGCTATCAATGTTCCTTGAGTGTCCTTTAAAGTATAAATTTTATTATATTGACGAGCTTAAGAAATATTGCAAGCCAAAGCCATACCAGAGCATGGGAATATCTATCCATAGAGCCCTTGAGGCATTCTTTAAACAAGGCACAAGAACGATGAATACTCTGCATAGCCTTCTTAGAAAGCATTGGGTAAGGGAGGGGTATTCAGGAAGGGAAGAGGAAAGAATCTGGGGGCTTAAAGCACTTTCTATGCTCCGTAATTTTTACGAGGCAAATAATGTCCAGATTAACCCAATAATGCTTGAGAGCGAATTTTCTGTTTCTTTCCCTGATTTTACCCTTACTGGAAGGATTGACCGGGTAGACAAGCTACACGAAGGATATGAAGTTATTGATTATAAAACAGGAGAGAAGCTGACAAAGGAATCCTGCGATAATGACCTTCAGATGACGATGTATTCCATAGGATTTTATCATACCCATAAGAGCATTCCAGATCAACTAACCTTCCATTTTTTAAAGGATAACACAAGGATAACCACAAGAAGGAATAAAGAGGATATAGAAAAAGGGATAGGGTTTATCAAAGCAACAGTAGAAAAAATGAAAAACGAAACAAAATTTCATCCTAAACCCAATAAATTCTGTTCCTTCTGCGATTTTACTATCCTCTGTCCTGTATTTATATCCAAATAA